In Aegilops tauschii subsp. strangulata cultivar AL8/78 chromosome 3, Aet v6.0, whole genome shotgun sequence, one genomic interval encodes:
- the LOC109777528 gene encoding uncharacterized protein: MEMTPELLYGQNVYVPTAVNSYTYGYAEVGSPMDWYNHQNSLGYDAQDVYFPAFQTDGTQCVYYATPDNGSVHPSYSPYPMDPGYIVDGSYLPQEYVPDTDPTCQVVPSSYYIPSVLPYAVDSVLGITATSLHPSSVAFIPSMPAYAVTSTNHVLPLMALVAPKNDVVVNPPVQSTIVSSKQFQNHSMIPIVQLHNSLPMKQELGNGSMVSVKPLHTPQAPTNVLDSPMAAAKHSPKAKLSGNDCFACVGSDPQKWASAEKFQPTSKSSGQLKAHGSSNAEKHSGQRSPAIVAKSYTSRLIVGNSDGTILIRSDQYNGNDLRVDNPYAKFFVIKSIGEADIHKSIKYGVWSSSSSGNSKLDCAYRDADRIAKRNSTKCPVFLFFSVNGSGHFCGLAEMVGPVDFHKDMDFWCQDKWTGCFPVRWHIIKDVPNYTLQNILLQNNENKPVTHSRDTQEVPYVPGISVLKILKDIKVKECLFDDFMRYEEDEARIKQRRWSKLSHNAPDFVPVSQRKSDASDLQLPKFGGVLIDRTLEIQNMSEKPHDCNGIKRQDAVEKQVGIEAGKENGHQENRCYGKQDNEKAPRSSTSQPQTSTLKMSMDGKQQYWKKVENPKPNPDGAGHGSSKLNENGVNISSAIVRLEAPEDDSIVAKVGSLTISSKTRKAEDKSPLVDVVTIGSLPIRVNKSVA, encoded by the exons ATGGAAATGACCCCTGAATTATTGTATGGACAAAATGTATATGTTCCAACTGCTGTAAATTCCTATACATATGGTTATGCAG AAGTTGGATCACCTATGGATTGGTATAACCATCAGAACTCTCTAGGATATGATGCTCAAGATGTTTATTTTCCG GCTTTCCAGACTGACGGCACACAGTGTGTTTACTATGCTACCCCTGACAATGGATCAGTTCATCCTTCCTACAGCCCTTACCCTATGGATCCTGGTTACATAGTTGATGGATCTTATCTGCCACAAGAATATGTCCCTGACACTGACCCTACATGCCAAGTAGTTCCCTCATCTTATTACATTCCATCTGTTCTTCCTTATGCAGTCGATAGTGTCCTAGGAATCACTGCCACATCTCTCCACCCATCTAGTGTTGCATTCATTCCAAGCATGCCAGCTTATGCTGTAACATCCACAAATCATGTGTTACCTTTGATGGCTCTTGTTGCCCCGAAAAATGATGTTGTCGTGAATCCGCCTGTACAATCAACAATTGTCTCTTCAAAGCAGTTTCAGAATCACTCAATGATACCAATTGTTCAGTTGCATAACTCACTTCCAATGAAGCAAGAGCTGGGAAATGGGTCCATGGTGTCTGTTAAACCTCTTCATACCCCACAG GCACCTACAAATGTGCTTGACAGTCCAATGGCTGCTGCCAAGCATTCACCAAAGGCAAAATTATCTGGAAATGATTGTTTTGCATGTGTCGGATCTGATCCTCAGAAGTGGGCTTCAGCTGAGAAATTTCAGCCTACTTCAAAGTCGAGTGGTCAACTAAAGGCACATGGCTCTAGTAATGCGGAGAAACATAGCGGCCAAAGGTCACCAGCCATAGTTGCAAAATCCTACACGTCAAGGCTGATTGTTGGGAACTCAGATGGGACAATCCTTATAAGATCTGACCAATACAACGGTAATGACCTCCGAGTGGACAATCCCTATGCAAAGTTCTTTGTTATCAAGTCAATTGGTGAGGCGGATATCCACAAATCAATTAAGTATGGTGTATGGTCTAGTTCCTCCAGTGGAAATAGCAAGCTGGATTGCGCATATAGGGATGCTGACCGAATAGCTAAGCGGAATTCTACAAAGTGTCCAGTTTTTCTGTTCTTTTCT GTGAATGGTAGCGGGCACTTTTGTGGCTTGGCCGAGATGGTTGGTCCTGTAGATTTTCATAAGGACATGGACTTCTGGTGCCAGGATAAATGGACTGGTTGCTTTCCTGTAAGATGGCATATAATCAAAGACGTACCTAACTATACTTTGCAGAATATCTTGCTTCAGAATAATGAAAATAAGCCTGTCACACACAGCAGAGATACCCAAGAG GTCCCATATGTTCCTGGAATATCTGTGCTCAAGATCTTGAAGGATATCAAAGTGAAGGAGTGCCTATTTGACGATTTTATGAGATACGAGGAAGATGAAGCAAGAATTAAGCAGCGTAGATGGTCCAAGTTGAGTCACAATGCTCCAGATTTTGTTCCTGTCTCACAGCGTAAGAGCGATGCCTCAGATCTTCAGCTGCCAAAATTTGGTGGTGTGCTGATAGACAGAACATTGGAGATACAGAACATGTCAGAGAAGCCACATGATTGTAATGGCATCAAACGACAGGATGCTGTTGAAAAACAAGTTGGTATTGAGGCTGGGAAAGAAAATGGGCATCAAGAAAACCGTTGTTATGGCAAGCAGGATAATGAAAAAGCGCCTAGATCTTCAACTAGCCAGCCACAAACTTCAACCTTGAAAATGAGCATGGATGGGAAGCAACAATACTGGAAGAAGGTGGAAAACCCTAAACCGAATCCTGATGGTGCTGGACATGGATCGTCAAAATTGAATGAGAACGGAGTTAATATTAGCTCGGCAATTGTCAGATTGGAGGCACCTGAAGATGATTCAATTGTTGCGAAAGTTGGTTCTCTTACAATCAGTTCAAAGACAAGGAAGGCTGAAGATAAGAGTCCCTTGGTTGATGTTGTGACCATTGGCTCGTTGCCAATCCGGGTCAACAAATCTGTTGCGTAG